The Faecalibaculum rodentium genome segment TCAACAACACGATCGTCACGATCACGGATGAGAACGGAAACGCTGTGAGCTGGAGCTCTGCCGGAGCTCTGGGCTTCAAGGGAAGCCGCAAAAGCACCCCGTATGCCGCACAGCTGGCAGCGGAAGCAGCCGGCAAGGCCGCTATGGACCATGGCATGAAGACCGTGGCAGTCGAAGTCAAGGGACCTGGTCCCGGACGTGAAGCTGCTGTTCGTGCACTGCAGGTGGCAGGTCTGGATATCACGATGATCAACGACGTGACTCCGATTCCCCACAACGGCTGCCGCCCGCCGAAGCGTCCCCGCGGATAAGATATTTAACATGACACAAGAGGAGGTGTCCGCATGAATACGTTTAAGATCGACACCCTGGAGACCAGCCAGACTTCCGGATCGTTTCGAATGAGCCCGCTGCCGGATCATTTCGGCATCACTCTGGGCAACGCCCTGCGGCGTGTACTGTTATCCGCAGTGCCGGGAGGTGCTGTGTTCTCGATTCGGATCGACGGCGTATTCCATGAATTCACCGGCATCAAAGGCGTGACGGAAGATGTTGCACAGATCATTCTGCAGATCAAACAGCTGATCCTGAAGATTGACATCAATGACAATGACATCTACAAACTGCGCATCAATGCGGTGGGTCCGTGCACGGTCACGGCCGGTGACATCGAATGTCCCGAAGGTGTGGAGGTCCTCAACAAGGATCTGCCCATCTGCACCCTGGCACAGGGGGGGTCCATCAACATTGAGATGCAGGCCCGGCTGGGACGCGGCTATGTAGGTGCCGAAACCAACAAGCACATCTACCAGAATGACGGACAGCCTCTTGGAATTATTTATACAGACGCTTTGTATTCACCGGTGAAACGCGTCGCCTACAAAAGCGAGCCGGAACTGGATGAAGCAGGCGCTGCGTATGACACACTGACGATGGAAATCGACACAGACGGAACACTGAGCCCGGAAGAAGCGCTTTCCATCGCCTCGAAAATCCTCAGGGATCACCTGGCGATTCTTCAGAACCTGGATGAAGCAGTTGTGGACAACCCCGCAGCAGTGGAAACCGTCACTGAAGAAACATCATCCGGACTGCAGCACAAGCTCATCGAAGACCTGGAACTGTCGGTTCGTTCCTATAACTGCCTCAAGCGGGCAGGCATTACCACGGTGGAGGAACTGATCGACAAGACCGAAGACGAACTGATGCATGTACGGAATCTGGGTAAAAAATCCCTGAAGGAAGTCAAAGAAAAAATCTACTCCCTTGGACTCAGCTTCAAGGCGGGCAACGAATAAAACAGGAGGAACACCATGAGAAACCGCAAGCTCGGACGGACCAGCGATCACCGCAAGGCTCTGCTGAGAAATATGGCTACCTCGCTGATCGAAAACGGTCAGCTTGAAACTACGGAGATGAAGGCGAAAGAGCTCAGCGCTGTCATGGACGGCCTGGTGACTCTGGCAAAGAAAGGCGATCTGGCTGCACGCCGTCAGGCCGCTGCCTTTGTCCGCGACGTAGAGGTAGACGAAGCCGGAACAACGGCTCTCCAGAAGCTTTTCAACGAAATCGGTCCGGCGTTCGCTGACCGCAACGGCGGCTACACCCGTGTCATCAAGACCCGGATCCGTCGTGGCGATGCAGCTCCGATGGCCATCGTGGAATTCGTGAAGTAACACCCGTTACTTCACTTTTTTCATACATCAGAAGCGTTTACTGTTATGAAAGACAGTCTTGAAATCACGAAGGAAGCCGTTGTGGGGATGGTTCCTGTCATGGAGGCAGAGGGCCTTGAAGAACTTGCGGCCCTGGCCAAGGCAAACAACTGCCGGACCATGCTGGAAATCGGGACAGCCGTTGCCCGCACTGCTGTCTACATGGCAGAACAGGGGCTCACGGTCACGACCATTGAACGGGACCCGGACATGATCTGGCAGGCACGCAGAAACATTGCGGAAAGCGGACAGTCTGTCCGGCTTGTGGAAGCCGATGCCCGGGAGGCGGACATACGGGGTACCTTCGACCTGATTTTCATCGATGCTGCAAAAAGCCAGTACAGGAGGTTCTTTGAACGCTATGCACCACTGTTGTCGGAACATGGTATCATTGTGACTGACAACATGAAGTTTCACGGCATGGTGGATCATCCGGAACGGACACAGAACCGGCATACCAGAGGACTGATCCGGCGTCTGCGGGAATACCGGCAGTACCTGGAATCACTGGAGGACTGGGAAACAGAATTTCTGGATGACAGGGGCGATGGAATCGCCGTATCAAGGAGGAAACGATGAACTGGTTCAGATTTGCGCTGGCGGCGGCCGGCATTGCAGCAGGAGCAGCGGCAGTGGCTGCATCGATCGTCAAGAAGGAAGAAGACCGGGAGATGGATGATTACCTCATGTCCGATCCGGATGTCGAAGAGGAAGTCATCTGCATGCCTGAACGCATTCAGATGGATGCGGAGGCATGGAAAAACCTGGATGATGATTCGCTTCCTGTCCGGATCTCCTACGCAGTGGAAGATGCAGAGACGGCAGCGATGGCACAGGAACTCCTGGCAGCAGGCGGATACTCCAGTAGTATGGACACCGAAGCCGGTGTGCTGGATGTTCTGTATACCCAGGAACAGCCTGTGGATGTCCTGGTGGATTGCGCAGGGCTGGATGGCGTACTCTACACCGGTTACTGCATTGCGGAATAAATATGATACAGGGACGCGCGAGCGTCCTTTTCGATTACAGCAGACATCCGGAATGACTTCCCTTTGATAAGATAACGCAGGCATTACGCAAACAGGATTCGCACAACTCAATGAAAATGATATTATCGAAAGCATGGGAGGAACCGCATGACCAAAGATACAAACGGCAGGGACGCAGTGAGTGTTCGCGACCTGACCTTTTCATACGATGGCGAAACAGATGTGCTCAAGGGCATTTCCTTCGACATCCCCCAGGGCAGCTATACGGCTGTCATCGGCCACAATGGATCGGGGAAGTCCACGCTGGCCAAACTCCTCATCGGTCTGCTTGCCGCAAAATCCGGAACGATCCGCATCCTGGGACAGGAGCTCAACGAAGAAACCGTGTATGACATCCGCAACCGGACGGGCATAGTGTTTCAGAACCCGGACAACCAGTTCATCGGCAGCACCGTGGCAGATGACATCGCCTTCGGGCTGGAAAACCGCTGCATTCCGCAAAACGAGATGCAGGGTCTGATCGAGACCGCCGCTGCACAGGTCGGGATGACGAAGTTCCTGGAGTCCGAACCGACAAAGCTCTCCGGCGGCCAGAAGCAGAGAGTGGCCATTGCAGGGATCCTGGCGGTGGCACCGGACATCATCATCTTCGATGAATCCACCAGCATGCTCGATCCCCGGGGCAAGAAGGCCATCAACGAAGAGATCCGCCGGCTGCATGAAGAACGGGATATCACGATTCTGTCCATCACCCATGATATGGAGGAAGTGGCACAGAGCGACAACGTTCTGGTGCTCCGGGATGGAACCATTGCCATGACCGGCACGCCGCGGGAAGTATTCAGCCGTGAGCGGGAGCTGAAGGAAATGGACCTGGATGTTCCCTTTGCATGGAAAATCACAGAGGAGCTCATGAAACTCGGGCTGGCGGATCACCCGGCCCTGAATCTGGAGGAGGCAGCGGAAGAACTATGTCGATAGAAGCCAGAAACCTGGGCCATGTGTATAGCCCGGACACGCCCTTTGCCTATCAGGCACTGGATGGCGCCAGCGTCAGGATCCCGGAGGGGAAAATGACGGCGATCATAGGACAGACAGGCAGTGGAAAATCCACGTTTGTGCAGCACCTCAATGGTCTGCTGGTGCCGACTGCCGGGGAACTGGAGGTCCTGGGCCGCAAAATCCTGCCGGGGATGAAAATCAAAGACCTGAAGGAACTCCGCCGGCAGGTCGGACTTGTGTTTCAGTTTCCGGAATACCAGCTCTTCGAGGAGACCATTGGCCGGGACATCGCATTCGGTCCCAAAAACTTCGGGGTCAGTGAAGAAGATGCCCTGGAGCAGGTGAAAGCGGTTCTGCCGGTGGTGGGGCTCGATGAATCGTATCTCGAGCGGAGTCCCTTCGATCTTTCCGGCGGCCAGAAGCGCCGTGTGGCCATCGCCGGGATCCTGGTGCTGGATCCGGAGGTTCTGGTGCTGGATGAACCCGCTGCGGGTCTGGATCCACAGGGGGCCAAAGAGATGATGGAACTGTTTGCGGACCTGAACATCAAGGCCGGAAAGACCGTGCTCCTTGTTACGCATGACATGGAACATGTGCTGAAATACTGTGACCATGTCATTGTCATGGACCAGGGGAAAGTCGCGCGGGAGGCGGATGTGGATGAGTTTTTCTCGCACCCGGAATGGCTGGAGGCCATCGGCATCGACCCTCCGGGCATCGTCCGGCTGCAGCTCAGGCTCCGGGAGCGGGGTATGGACCTGGGACCCATCCGACTCCGGGACCGGGACCTGATCGAAGCTGTGCGTGACTGGAAAAAAGACCATGATACCGGAACACAGCAGGACACAGAGGTGACGGGCAAATGAACAACATTGCACTGGGCCGCTACCTGCCGCTGAACTCCGTTGTGGACAAAATGGATCCCCGGGCGAAGATCCTCATCATGCTGCTGCTCATGATCGCGATTTTCATACCCGCCGGGTTCTGGGGCTATCTGCTGATTTTCGCCTTCATCTGGATCGCGCTGAAGCTCTCGAAGCTGACCATCGGCTTTGCGCTCCGGAGCATGAAACCCATGCTGTTCATGATGGTGTTCCTGCTGGTGATCAACGTGTTCGCCATCAA includes the following:
- the rpsK gene encoding 30S ribosomal protein S11; this translates as MAKVQRRTGKRRARKNIARGVAHIHSTFNNTIVTITDENGNAVSWSSAGALGFKGSRKSTPYAAQLAAEAAGKAAMDHGMKTVAVEVKGPGPGREAAVRALQVAGLDITMINDVTPIPHNGCRPPKRPRG
- a CDS encoding DNA-directed RNA polymerase subunit alpha, which codes for MNTFKIDTLETSQTSGSFRMSPLPDHFGITLGNALRRVLLSAVPGGAVFSIRIDGVFHEFTGIKGVTEDVAQIILQIKQLILKIDINDNDIYKLRINAVGPCTVTAGDIECPEGVEVLNKDLPICTLAQGGSINIEMQARLGRGYVGAETNKHIYQNDGQPLGIIYTDALYSPVKRVAYKSEPELDEAGAAYDTLTMEIDTDGTLSPEEALSIASKILRDHLAILQNLDEAVVDNPAAVETVTEETSSGLQHKLIEDLELSVRSYNCLKRAGITTVEELIDKTEDELMHVRNLGKKSLKEVKEKIYSLGLSFKAGNE
- the rplQ gene encoding 50S ribosomal protein L17, whose product is MRNRKLGRTSDHRKALLRNMATSLIENGQLETTEMKAKELSAVMDGLVTLAKKGDLAARRQAAAFVRDVEVDEAGTTALQKLFNEIGPAFADRNGGYTRVIKTRIRRGDAAPMAIVEFVK
- a CDS encoding energy-coupling factor transporter ATPase, whose product is MTKDTNGRDAVSVRDLTFSYDGETDVLKGISFDIPQGSYTAVIGHNGSGKSTLAKLLIGLLAAKSGTIRILGQELNEETVYDIRNRTGIVFQNPDNQFIGSTVADDIAFGLENRCIPQNEMQGLIETAAAQVGMTKFLESEPTKLSGGQKQRVAIAGILAVAPDIIIFDESTSMLDPRGKKAINEEIRRLHEERDITILSITHDMEEVAQSDNVLVLRDGTIAMTGTPREVFSRERELKEMDLDVPFAWKITEELMKLGLADHPALNLEEAAEELCR
- a CDS encoding energy-coupling factor transporter ATPase — its product is MSIEARNLGHVYSPDTPFAYQALDGASVRIPEGKMTAIIGQTGSGKSTFVQHLNGLLVPTAGELEVLGRKILPGMKIKDLKELRRQVGLVFQFPEYQLFEETIGRDIAFGPKNFGVSEEDALEQVKAVLPVVGLDESYLERSPFDLSGGQKRRVAIAGILVLDPEVLVLDEPAAGLDPQGAKEMMELFADLNIKAGKTVLLVTHDMEHVLKYCDHVIVMDQGKVAREADVDEFFSHPEWLEAIGIDPPGIVRLQLRLRERGMDLGPIRLRDRDLIEAVRDWKKDHDTGTQQDTEVTGK